A DNA window from Streptomyces sp. 71268 contains the following coding sequences:
- a CDS encoding erythromycin esterase family protein gives MPAPADPFEPLPVPDGGSGATAVRHWIAGHAHPLPDVGARAPLDHLAPLRAMVGDARVVGLGAATRGAAELTTLAHQLIRYLVEELGFRSLALDEDWSKGLQYDAYVAGTPVPGYGGDGPGTPRELLADAWRPHRSAEFLAVLHWIRAFNQRHPEDRVRVVGLDHGAVRAHVYDAVTDHVRATAPDQLPELLALYADLRPARPVTEHARWYAELPDQAPLRAAARRARELVAGLPPGPGHALALRHARVIEGFYAYHERDHDHEQGHDQGRDPEPGGPDAVGGADGSLPLMAENAIWWHEHTGHRLVLWSGLAHTAAGAPLTASFPPAAAPPVTRWAEGGALRRHFGAGYVSVALMFGHGEALHTVAPPSPALADAVLSTARPDAYLLDLHAPQPVAVHNWFDAPATVRVIGPSYRAERDADFHITGGRLATWFDILAWVPRVTPLDWLP, from the coding sequence ATGCCCGCGCCCGCCGATCCCTTCGAGCCGCTCCCCGTACCCGACGGCGGGTCGGGAGCCACGGCCGTACGGCACTGGATAGCGGGGCACGCGCACCCGCTCCCCGATGTCGGCGCCCGCGCGCCGCTCGACCACCTCGCGCCGCTGCGCGCCATGGTCGGTGACGCCCGCGTCGTCGGCCTCGGCGCGGCCACCCGGGGCGCGGCCGAACTCACCACGCTGGCCCATCAACTGATCCGCTACCTCGTCGAGGAGTTGGGCTTCCGCTCGTTGGCCCTGGACGAGGACTGGTCGAAGGGGCTCCAGTACGACGCGTACGTGGCCGGCACTCCCGTGCCCGGCTACGGCGGTGACGGTCCTGGGACCCCGCGCGAACTGCTCGCCGACGCCTGGCGGCCGCACCGCAGCGCCGAGTTCCTCGCCGTGCTGCACTGGATACGCGCCTTCAACCAGCGCCACCCCGAGGACCGGGTACGCGTCGTCGGCCTCGACCACGGCGCGGTGCGGGCGCACGTCTACGACGCGGTGACCGACCACGTCCGCGCCACGGCCCCGGACCAACTGCCCGAACTCCTCGCCCTCTACGCCGACCTGCGCCCCGCGCGCCCCGTCACCGAGCACGCCCGCTGGTACGCCGAGCTGCCCGACCAGGCTCCCCTGCGTGCGGCGGCGCGGCGGGCCCGTGAACTCGTGGCGGGCCTGCCGCCCGGCCCCGGGCACGCGCTCGCGCTGCGCCACGCGCGGGTGATCGAGGGGTTCTACGCGTACCACGAGCGCGACCACGACCACGAACAGGGCCATGACCAGGGCCGCGACCCCGAGCCCGGCGGCCCGGACGCCGTCGGTGGCGCGGACGGCTCGTTGCCGCTCATGGCCGAGAACGCGATCTGGTGGCACGAACACACCGGCCACCGGCTCGTCCTGTGGAGCGGCCTCGCCCACACCGCGGCCGGCGCCCCGCTCACCGCGTCCTTCCCGCCGGCGGCGGCGCCCCCGGTCACGCGGTGGGCGGAAGGCGGTGCGCTGCGGCGGCACTTCGGGGCCGGGTACGTGTCGGTCGCCCTGATGTTCGGCCACGGGGAGGCGCTGCACACCGTCGCGCCCCCGTCCCCCGCCCTCGCCGACGCCGTGCTGAGCACCGCCCGCCCCGACGCGTACCTCCTCGACCTGCACGCCCCGCAGCCCGTCGCGGTGCACAACTGGTTCGACGCGCCGGCCACGGTCCGGGTCATCGGGCCCAGCTATCGGGCGGAGCGGGACGCCGACTTCCACATCACCGGCGGACGCCTCGCGACCTGGTTCGACATCCTGGCCTGGGTACCCCGGGTGACCCCGCTCGACTGGCTGCCCTGA
- a CDS encoding succinate dehydrogenase hydrophobic membrane anchor subunit encodes MATDTTPATAHASTTYDVDNPAPVIEPPRARTSKTPKASRTNFELYGWLFMRLSGILLTVLVLGHLLIQLVIDGGVSRLGFAFVAGRWASPFWQAWDLVMLWLAMLHGANGLRTIINDYAERDQTRFWLKTVLYCATVWTILLGTLVIFTFDPNIR; translated from the coding sequence ATGGCGACTGACACCACCCCCGCGACGGCCCACGCGAGCACGACGTACGACGTCGACAACCCCGCGCCGGTCATCGAGCCGCCCCGGGCCCGCACCTCGAAGACCCCGAAGGCCAGCCGGACCAACTTCGAGCTGTACGGCTGGCTGTTCATGCGGCTGTCCGGCATCCTGCTCACCGTCCTGGTCCTCGGTCACCTGCTGATCCAGCTCGTGATCGACGGCGGCGTCTCCCGGCTCGGCTTCGCCTTCGTCGCCGGCCGCTGGGCCTCGCCGTTCTGGCAGGCGTGGGACCTGGTGATGCTGTGGCTGGCGATGCTGCACGGCGCCAACGGGCTGCGCACCATCATCAACGACTACGCGGAGCGCGACCAGACCCGCTTCTGGCTGAAGACGGTGCTCTACTGCGCCACCGTGTGGACCATCCTGCTGGGCACGCTGGTGATCTTCACCTTCGACCCGAACATCCGCTAG
- a CDS encoding MerR family transcriptional regulator, whose amino-acid sequence MLIGELARRTGVSTRLLRYYEEQGLLRSERDSNGYRRYAPEAVDTVRRVRELLATGLNTDAIRTVLPCTHSAGPGVRDCAHFTDIVDGQLSKLDDDIAELQRRRAALTDYAALSDLPTPAPAPAPVTAQRPTPGPGPSSAAPSSVAS is encoded by the coding sequence ATGCTGATCGGCGAGCTGGCACGGCGCACGGGCGTCAGCACGAGGCTGCTGCGCTACTACGAGGAGCAGGGCCTGCTCCGCTCCGAGCGGGACAGCAACGGCTACCGCCGCTACGCCCCGGAGGCCGTGGACACGGTCCGCCGGGTCCGCGAGCTGCTGGCCACGGGGCTGAACACGGACGCGATCCGTACGGTGCTGCCCTGCACGCACAGCGCGGGCCCCGGCGTACGCGACTGCGCGCACTTCACCGACATCGTGGACGGCCAGCTCTCGAAGCTGGACGACGACATAGCCGAGCTCCAGCGCCGCCGCGCCGCCCTCACCGACTACGCGGCCCTCTCCGACCTCCCCACCCCGGCCCCGGCCCCCGCCCCGGTCACGGCGCAGCGCCCGACACCGGGCCCGGGCCCCTCCTCGGCCGCGCCCTCCAGCGTCGCGAGCTAG
- the sdhA gene encoding succinate dehydrogenase flavoprotein subunit has protein sequence MKIHKYDTVIVGAGGAGMRAAIESTKRSRTAVLTKLYPTRSHTGAAQGGMAAALANVEEDNWEWHTFDTVKGGDYLVDQDAAEILAKEAIDSVLDLEKMGLPFNRTPDGTIDQRRFGGHSRNHGEAPVRRSCYAADRTGHMILQTLYQNCVKEGVEFFNEFYVLDQLITEVDGVRKSAGVVAYELATGEIHVFQAKAVIYASGGCGKFFKVTSNAHTLTGDGQAAVYRRGLPLEDMEFFQFHPTGIWRMGILLTEGARGEGGILRNKDGERFMEKYAPVMKDLASRDVVSRSIYTEIREGRGCGPEGDHVYLDLTHLPPEQLDAKLPDITEFARTYLGIEPYTDPIPIQPTAHYAMGGIPTNVEGEVLADNDTVVPGLYAAGEVACVSVHGANRLGTNSLLDINVFGRRAGIAAAEYAAKADYVELPENPASLVIEQVERLRDSTGSERVTEIRKALQETMDANVMVFRTEQTIKTAVEEIGALRERYRNVSVQDKGKRFNTDLLEAIELGNLLDLAEVMAVSALARKESRGGHYREDYPNRDDVNFMRHTMAYREVGADGTESIRLDYKPVVQTRYEPMERKY, from the coding sequence ATGAAGATCCACAAGTACGACACCGTCATCGTCGGCGCCGGTGGCGCCGGGATGCGCGCGGCCATCGAGTCGACCAAGCGCAGCCGGACCGCCGTCCTGACGAAGCTCTACCCGACCCGCTCCCACACCGGCGCGGCGCAGGGCGGCATGGCCGCCGCCCTGGCCAACGTCGAGGAGGACAACTGGGAGTGGCACACCTTCGACACGGTCAAGGGCGGCGACTACCTGGTCGACCAGGACGCCGCGGAGATCCTGGCGAAGGAGGCCATCGACTCGGTCCTGGACCTGGAGAAGATGGGCCTGCCGTTCAACCGCACCCCGGACGGCACCATCGACCAGCGCCGGTTCGGCGGCCACTCGCGTAACCACGGCGAGGCCCCGGTCCGCCGGTCCTGCTACGCGGCGGACCGCACCGGCCACATGATCCTCCAGACGCTCTACCAGAACTGCGTCAAGGAGGGCGTGGAGTTCTTCAACGAGTTCTACGTCCTCGACCAGCTCATCACCGAGGTCGACGGCGTCAGGAAGTCGGCCGGCGTGGTCGCGTACGAGCTGGCCACCGGCGAGATCCACGTCTTCCAGGCAAAGGCCGTCATCTACGCCTCCGGCGGCTGCGGCAAGTTCTTCAAGGTGACCTCCAACGCGCACACCCTCACCGGCGACGGCCAGGCGGCCGTCTACCGGCGCGGGCTGCCGCTGGAGGACATGGAGTTCTTCCAGTTCCACCCGACGGGCATCTGGCGGATGGGCATCCTGCTCACCGAGGGCGCGCGCGGCGAGGGCGGCATCCTGCGCAACAAGGACGGCGAGCGCTTCATGGAGAAGTACGCGCCCGTCATGAAGGACCTCGCCTCGCGTGACGTCGTCTCCCGCTCGATCTACACCGAGATCCGCGAGGGTCGCGGCTGCGGCCCCGAGGGCGACCACGTCTACCTGGACCTGACCCACCTGCCGCCGGAGCAGCTCGACGCCAAGCTGCCGGACATCACCGAGTTCGCGCGGACCTACCTGGGCATCGAGCCGTACACGGACCCGATCCCGATCCAGCCCACCGCGCACTACGCGATGGGCGGCATCCCGACCAACGTCGAGGGCGAGGTGCTGGCCGACAACGACACCGTCGTGCCCGGCCTGTACGCCGCCGGCGAGGTCGCCTGCGTGTCCGTGCACGGCGCGAACCGGCTCGGCACCAACTCGCTGCTCGACATCAACGTCTTCGGCCGTCGCGCGGGTATCGCCGCCGCCGAGTACGCCGCCAAGGCCGACTACGTCGAGCTGCCCGAGAACCCGGCCTCGCTGGTCATCGAGCAGGTCGAGCGGCTGCGGGACTCGACGGGCAGCGAGCGCGTCACCGAGATCCGCAAGGCGCTCCAGGAGACCATGGACGCCAACGTCATGGTCTTCCGCACCGAGCAGACCATCAAGACGGCGGTCGAGGAGATCGGCGCCCTGCGCGAGCGCTACCGGAACGTTTCCGTGCAGGACAAGGGCAAGCGGTTCAACACCGACCTCCTGGAGGCCATCGAGCTGGGCAACCTGCTCGACCTGGCCGAGGTGATGGCCGTCTCCGCGCTGGCCCGCAAGGAGTCGCGCGGCGGCCACTACCGCGAGGACTACCCGAACCGCGACGACGTCAATTTCATGCGGCACACCATGGCGTACCGCGAGGTGGGCGCAGACGGCACCGAGTCGATCCGGCTCGACTACAAGCCCGTCGTGCAGACCCGCTACGAGCCGATGGAGCGTAAGTACTGA
- a CDS encoding family 20 glycosylhydrolase has translation MRMPRSVSKTTIIVAALAVAAALAIVLAVVGWPGGDDSDPARDGPGSTSAGPSEPPPLDGRPPRSLGSADPPPAPRTIPAVRSYEPEGGPGWRPGKDSRVVVDRKGSLADEADRLARELGLTVAEGSPRRGDIALALRPASVIRATPKAGDDKGAGRRPADGVARRPAREGAGEPGSPGDDQIARESYVLTVRDGQALITGSDDAGVFYGTRTVRQALRSGDGRLSAGVVRDGPDRPQRGLMIDTARKHFTARWIEDRVREAAELKLNQVGLHFSDDQGFRIESSSHPEIVSAQHLTKAQVRRIVRLAERLHVAVIPEIDSPGHLGTVIRAHPSLQLRGADGSAPRGTVDISAPGAARILDDLLREFAPLFATDAGGGPYWHLGGDEYLALTVRDPENTFPQLARHAERRYGSGARVQDLATGWLNDRAKAARAAGARVKSWNDGLFRGGVVRADKDREVEYWTGKEIGARQPEEYLREGRPVINVNDEYLYYVLGEPNDFAYPTGKRIYEEWSPRVLRGSEPVPAALGGRDRVVGGRFGIWCDIADAQTPEQIARGIRAPLRALAQRVWDPREPREPWARFAALGEQVTGR, from the coding sequence ATGAGGATGCCTCGCTCTGTCTCCAAGACCACGATCATCGTCGCGGCCCTCGCGGTCGCGGCGGCCCTGGCGATCGTGCTGGCCGTGGTGGGGTGGCCCGGCGGCGACGACTCCGACCCCGCGCGCGACGGTCCCGGCTCCACCTCCGCCGGGCCCTCGGAGCCGCCACCGCTCGACGGCCGCCCGCCCCGTTCCCTCGGCTCGGCCGACCCGCCGCCCGCGCCGCGCACCATCCCCGCCGTCCGCTCGTACGAGCCCGAGGGCGGGCCCGGTTGGCGGCCGGGGAAGGACTCGCGGGTGGTCGTGGACCGGAAGGGCTCGCTCGCCGACGAGGCCGACCGGCTCGCCCGCGAACTCGGGCTCACCGTCGCCGAGGGGTCGCCCCGGCGCGGCGACATCGCCCTCGCGCTGCGCCCCGCGTCGGTCATCCGGGCCACGCCCAAGGCCGGGGACGACAAGGGGGCGGGGCGGCGGCCGGCCGACGGGGTCGCGCGGCGGCCGGCGCGGGAGGGCGCGGGCGAGCCGGGCTCGCCCGGCGACGACCAGATCGCCCGCGAGTCCTACGTACTGACGGTGCGTGACGGGCAGGCGCTGATCACCGGCTCCGACGACGCGGGCGTCTTCTACGGCACCCGCACGGTCCGGCAGGCGCTGCGCTCGGGTGACGGGCGGCTGTCGGCCGGCGTCGTGCGGGACGGCCCTGACCGGCCACAGCGCGGGCTCATGATCGACACGGCGCGCAAGCACTTCACGGCCCGCTGGATCGAGGACCGGGTGCGCGAGGCCGCCGAACTCAAGCTCAACCAGGTAGGCCTGCACTTCTCGGACGACCAGGGCTTCCGGATCGAGAGCAGCTCGCACCCGGAGATCGTCTCCGCCCAGCACCTGACCAAGGCTCAGGTGCGGCGCATCGTGCGGCTGGCCGAGCGGCTCCACGTCGCGGTGATCCCGGAGATCGACTCGCCCGGCCACCTGGGCACGGTGATCCGCGCCCACCCCTCGCTGCAACTGCGCGGCGCGGACGGCAGCGCCCCGCGCGGCACGGTCGACATCTCCGCGCCCGGCGCGGCCCGCATCCTGGACGACCTGCTGCGCGAGTTCGCCCCGCTGTTCGCCACCGACGCCGGCGGCGGCCCGTACTGGCACCTGGGCGGGGACGAGTACCTGGCCCTGACCGTGCGCGACCCGGAGAACACCTTCCCGCAACTGGCCCGGCACGCCGAGCGCAGGTACGGGTCCGGGGCACGGGTGCAGGACCTGGCCACCGGTTGGCTCAACGACCGCGCCAAGGCGGCCCGCGCGGCCGGGGCCCGGGTCAAGTCGTGGAACGACGGCCTCTTCCGGGGCGGCGTGGTGCGCGCGGACAAGGACCGCGAGGTGGAGTACTGGACCGGCAAGGAGATCGGGGCCCGACAGCCGGAGGAGTACCTGCGCGAGGGCCGCCCGGTGATCAACGTGAACGACGAGTACCTCTACTACGTGCTCGGGGAGCCCAACGACTTCGCGTACCCCACCGGGAAGCGGATTTACGAGGAGTGGTCGCCCCGGGTGCTGCGCGGCAGCGAGCCGGTGCCGGCCGCGCTCGGCGGCCGGGACCGGGTGGTGGGTGGTCGGTTCGGCATCTGGTGCGACATCGCCGACGCGCAGACGCCGGAACAGATCGCGCGCGGCATCCGCGCGCCCCTGCGCGCGCTGGCGCAGCGCGTGTGGGACCCGCGCGAGCCCCGCGAGCCCTGGGCCCGGTTCGCGGCGCTGGGCGAACAGGTGACGGGCCGGTAG
- a CDS encoding L,D-transpeptidase family protein: MTAAAVTTVATGCEPASVQSGASRGPTATAEPERTTPQRTHKAPEPTRTKPRTQRPAPPRTHRPAPAPTRTPTKRTWPTRPAKPLPRPVLALGTSGEKVRELQARLRQLGLFDRQPTGYYGSVTGTAVSAFQRGHNRPASGTLDAKTWAKLRDLTDRPSRTAMYPPTSRPIAKPDPRCMTGRTLCISKASRTLSWMVNGKVLAAMDVRFGSQYTPTREGTFKVDFKSRDHVSTIYDTPMPYAMFFSGGQAVHYSSDFAARGYSGASHGCVNVRDKKKIASVFAQVKAGDKVVVYR; this comes from the coding sequence GTGACGGCGGCAGCCGTGACCACGGTCGCCACGGGATGTGAGCCGGCGTCCGTGCAGTCCGGGGCGTCCCGGGGGCCGACCGCCACCGCGGAGCCCGAGCGCACCACCCCGCAGCGCACGCACAAGGCACCCGAGCCCACCCGGACCAAGCCCCGCACGCAGCGCCCCGCGCCGCCGCGCACCCACCGCCCGGCCCCGGCCCCGACCCGGACGCCGACCAAGCGCACCTGGCCGACGCGTCCCGCCAAGCCGCTGCCGCGGCCGGTGCTCGCGCTCGGCACCAGCGGCGAGAAGGTGCGGGAACTTCAGGCCAGGCTGCGCCAACTCGGCCTGTTCGACCGTCAGCCCACGGGGTACTACGGCTCGGTCACCGGCACGGCCGTCTCCGCCTTCCAGCGCGGCCACAACCGCCCCGCCTCCGGCACCCTGGACGCCAAGACGTGGGCCAAGCTGCGCGATCTGACGGACCGGCCGAGCCGGACCGCGATGTATCCGCCGACGAGCCGCCCGATAGCCAAGCCCGACCCGCGGTGCATGACCGGGCGGACGCTGTGCATCAGCAAGGCCAGCCGGACGCTGTCGTGGATGGTCAACGGCAAGGTGCTCGCGGCGATGGACGTCCGGTTCGGCTCGCAGTACACGCCGACCCGCGAGGGCACGTTCAAGGTGGACTTCAAGAGCCGCGACCACGTCTCGACGATCTACGACACCCCGATGCCGTACGCGATGTTCTTCAGCGGCGGCCAGGCGGTGCACTACTCGTCGGACTTCGCCGCCCGTGGCTACAGCGGCGCCTCGCACGGCTGCGTGAACGTGCGCGACAAGAAGAAGATCGCCTCGGTCTTCGCCCAGGTGAAGGCCGGCGACAAGGTGGTCGTCTACCGCTAG
- the sdhC gene encoding succinate dehydrogenase, cytochrome b556 subunit: MPAGTLYRGREGMWSWVAHRVTGVTIFFFLLVHVLDTALVRVSPEAYDDTIAIYKNPVVNLMEYGLAAAVLFHALNGLRLIAVDFWSKGPRYQKQMLWASVGIWVVLMAGAFYPIMEHSLRDLFGS; the protein is encoded by the coding sequence GTGCCGGCTGGAACGCTGTACCGCGGCCGGGAAGGCATGTGGTCCTGGGTGGCTCATCGAGTCACCGGCGTGACCATTTTCTTCTTCCTGCTCGTCCACGTGCTGGACACCGCGCTCGTCCGCGTATCGCCCGAGGCGTACGACGACACGATCGCGATCTACAAGAATCCCGTAGTGAACCTGATGGAGTACGGCCTCGCCGCCGCCGTGCTCTTCCACGCGCTCAACGGCCTGCGCCTGATCGCCGTGGACTTCTGGTCGAAGGGTCCCCGGTACCAGAAGCAGATGCTCTGGGCCTCGGTGGGTATCTGGGTCGTCCTGATGGCGGGCGCCTTCTACCCGATCATGGAGCACTCCCTCCGCGACCTCTTCGGGAGCTGA
- a CDS encoding succinate dehydrogenase iron-sulfur subunit, whose product MSSATLEKNSSAPTDAESAAHLITVTFRIRRFNPEVSDQAVWEDFQIEMDPKERVLDALHKIKWELDGTLTFRRSCAHGICGSDAMRINGRNRLACKTLIKDINPHKPISVEPIKGLTVLKDLVVDMEPFFQAYRDVMPFLITTGNEPTRERRQSAADRERFDDTTKCILCAACTSSCPVFWNDGQYFGPAAIVGAHRFIFDSRDEGGEQRLEILNDRDGVWRCRTTFNCTEACPRGIEITKAIQEVKRALITRRF is encoded by the coding sequence ATGAGCAGCGCGACCCTTGAGAAGAACTCCTCGGCACCGACGGACGCCGAGTCCGCCGCGCACCTGATCACGGTCACGTTCCGAATCCGCCGGTTCAACCCGGAGGTCTCGGACCAGGCGGTCTGGGAAGACTTCCAGATCGAGATGGACCCCAAGGAGCGCGTCCTGGACGCCCTCCACAAGATCAAGTGGGAGCTGGACGGAACCCTGACGTTCCGCCGCTCGTGCGCCCACGGCATCTGCGGCTCGGACGCCATGCGGATCAACGGCCGCAACCGGCTCGCCTGCAAGACGCTGATCAAGGACATCAACCCGCACAAGCCGATCTCGGTCGAGCCCATCAAGGGCCTGACGGTCCTGAAGGACCTCGTGGTCGACATGGAGCCGTTCTTCCAGGCGTACCGGGACGTGATGCCCTTCCTGATCACCACGGGCAACGAGCCGACGCGCGAGCGCCGGCAGTCCGCGGCGGACCGCGAGCGCTTCGACGACACCACCAAGTGCATCCTGTGCGCCGCGTGCACCTCCTCGTGCCCGGTGTTCTGGAACGACGGCCAGTACTTCGGCCCGGCGGCGATCGTCGGCGCGCACCGCTTCATCTTCGACTCGCGTGACGAGGGTGGCGAGCAGCGGCTTGAGATCCTCAACGACCGGGACGGCGTGTGGCGCTGCCGCACGACGTTCAACTGCACGGAGGCATGCCCGCGCGGCATCGAGATCACCAAGGCGATCCAGGAAGTCAAGCGGGCGCTGATCACCCGCCGCTTCTGA
- a CDS encoding RNA polymerase sigma factor, which yields MQGDDGELTAAVRAAQDGDEAAFRTVYRSVHPRLLGYVRTLVGESDAEDVTSESWLQIARDLGRFNGDADRFRGWAARIARNRALDHIRMRGRRPAIGGDETELAERPADADTAREALESLGTGHTLALIAQLPRDQAEAVVLRVVVGLDAKSAAGVLGKRPGAVRTSAHRGLRRLADLIEGPPSEPVDQGGAGPLGPPGPVGPGGGPGGGAGPPPGTGRMESMAAREPAPLPRRGAASAVRPGAAALTGRESTPAEVGADATGEAIPSQRLGRSGATTSASVTDSCARTQRDM from the coding sequence GTGCAGGGGGACGACGGGGAGTTGACCGCCGCGGTGCGCGCGGCGCAGGACGGGGACGAGGCCGCCTTCCGAACCGTCTACCGGTCCGTGCACCCTCGGTTGCTCGGATACGTACGGACGCTGGTCGGCGAGTCGGACGCGGAGGACGTCACGTCGGAGTCCTGGTTGCAGATCGCGCGCGACCTCGGCAGGTTCAACGGGGACGCGGACCGGTTCCGGGGCTGGGCGGCGCGCATCGCGCGCAACCGGGCGCTCGACCACATCAGGATGCGCGGGCGCCGCCCGGCCATCGGCGGGGACGAGACCGAACTCGCCGAGCGGCCGGCCGACGCGGACACCGCGCGCGAGGCCCTGGAGTCGCTGGGCACCGGGCACACGCTCGCGCTCATCGCCCAGTTGCCCCGCGACCAGGCCGAGGCCGTGGTGTTGCGGGTGGTCGTCGGCCTGGACGCCAAGAGCGCGGCCGGCGTGCTCGGCAAGCGCCCCGGCGCGGTGCGCACCTCGGCCCACCGGGGCCTGCGGCGCCTGGCCGACCTCATCGAAGGCCCACCGAGCGAGCCCGTCGACCAGGGCGGCGCGGGCCCCCTCGGCCCACCCGGCCCGGTCGGCCCGGGCGGCGGCCCCGGCGGTGGCGCGGGCCCACCCCCGGGGACGGGGCGGATGGAGAGCATGGCGGCGCGGGAACCGGCCCCGCTGCCACGGAGGGGGGCGGCTTCCGCCGTACGACCGGGGGCGGCGGCGCTCACCGGCAGGGAGAGCACACCGGCCGAAGTGGGAGCGGACGCGACGGGAGAGGCGATCCCGTCGCAGCGCCTGGGACGTAGCGGCGCGACGACGTCCGCGAGTGTGACGGATTCGTGCGCGCGGACGCAGAGGGACATGTGA
- a CDS encoding DUF4328 domain-containing protein gives MPAPVDLRRGLSTALTVLFGVLIASEIAVLVAVTDQWSILGDFQDGKLISYEKADDADDFAMGMSVINFFVVVAVAIVWAVWFRRLRLNAEVFAPGQHRFTPGWAAGAWFTPVVNLWFPKQIANDIWRASSPQGPHAAKRGLLNGWWVTLIVGQVIGMVASIRYEVANTKMEEGDIETPKEAMDTIDSMHSALGASMFSSCVLIAAAILALLLVRQITAMQAERATLPPQSGPAPYGPSGGLPYGAPAGQPYPNQPYGGAAPYGGPQYGGQQYGGGPGTPSAPGQQAPGQQQYPYGSGPAGY, from the coding sequence ATGCCCGCCCCCGTGGACCTGCGGCGCGGTCTGTCGACCGCGCTGACGGTGCTGTTCGGGGTGCTGATCGCCTCGGAGATCGCGGTCCTGGTGGCCGTGACCGACCAGTGGAGCATCCTCGGGGACTTCCAGGACGGGAAGCTCATCTCCTACGAGAAGGCCGACGACGCCGACGACTTCGCCATGGGCATGTCGGTCATCAACTTCTTCGTGGTCGTCGCGGTCGCCATCGTGTGGGCCGTCTGGTTCCGCCGGCTGCGGCTGAACGCCGAGGTCTTCGCGCCGGGGCAGCACCGGTTCACGCCGGGCTGGGCCGCGGGCGCCTGGTTCACGCCGGTGGTCAACCTCTGGTTCCCCAAGCAGATCGCCAACGACATCTGGCGGGCCAGCTCCCCGCAGGGCCCGCACGCCGCCAAGCGCGGCCTGCTCAACGGCTGGTGGGTGACGCTCATCGTCGGTCAGGTCATCGGCATGGTGGCCAGCATCCGGTACGAGGTGGCCAACACCAAGATGGAGGAGGGCGACATCGAGACGCCGAAGGAGGCCATGGACACCATCGACTCCATGCACTCCGCGCTCGGCGCCAGCATGTTCTCCTCCTGCGTACTGATCGCCGCCGCGATCCTCGCCCTGCTCCTCGTCCGCCAGATCACCGCCATGCAGGCCGAGCGCGCCACGCTCCCGCCGCAGTCCGGCCCCGCGCCGTACGGCCCGTCCGGCGGTCTGCCGTACGGGGCCCCGGCGGGCCAGCCCTACCCGAACCAGCCCTACGGAGGCGCCGCTCCCTACGGCGGCCCGCAGTACGGTGGACAGCAGTACGGCGGCGGCCCCGGCACGCCGTCCGCGCCGGGGCAACAGGCGCCGGGCCAGCAGCAGTACCCGTACGGCTCCGGTCCCGCCGGGTACTGA
- a CDS encoding 2-oxo-4-hydroxy-4-carboxy-5-ureidoimidazoline decarboxylase: MSSDTPDVLTGAATAPSQPSAIAPATPAPATAPAPAAGPPAAPPPSPAAPPPPPGCALDRLNAAQDGAVEAALLACCGSRRWARRLATHRPYPDLPALLAAADEASYDLTPRDLTEALADESVAQHAPSGSRGPGTLAAHTALRAAHAAYESKFGHVFVVCLDGVPHEEVLGHVLAAIRARLDNDAETEREVAADELRRIARGRLAHLAATRPHGT, from the coding sequence GTGTCCAGCGACACCCCGGACGTGCTGACCGGCGCCGCCACCGCGCCGTCCCAGCCCTCAGCCATCGCCCCCGCCACACCGGCCCCGGCCACCGCGCCCGCGCCCGCGGCCGGGCCCCCGGCCGCGCCGCCCCCGTCGCCGGCCGCGCCACCGCCACCGCCCGGCTGCGCGCTCGACCGGCTCAACGCCGCCCAGGACGGGGCCGTCGAGGCCGCGCTGCTGGCCTGTTGCGGCAGCCGCCGCTGGGCCCGCCGGCTCGCGACCCACCGCCCCTACCCCGACCTGCCCGCGCTGCTGGCCGCCGCCGACGAGGCGAGCTACGACCTCACGCCCCGCGACCTCACCGAGGCGCTCGCCGACGAGTCGGTGGCCCAGCACGCGCCCTCCGGCTCCCGTGGCCCCGGCACGCTCGCCGCGCACACCGCGCTGCGGGCGGCGCACGCCGCGTACGAGAGCAAGTTCGGGCACGTCTTCGTGGTGTGTCTGGACGGCGTCCCGCACGAGGAGGTGCTCGGCCACGTACTGGCCGCCATCCGCGCCCGGCTCGACAACGACGCGGAGACCGAGCGCGAGGTGGCGGCCGACGAACTGCGCCGCATCGCGCGGGGACGGCTCGCCCACCTCGCCGCGACCAGGCCACACGGAACCTGA